The sequence TTGCTTTAATTGCAAAATAAGGGTCAAGTAAAAGTGGTTTTCCTAAAGCAACTAAATCTGCTTTTCCACTTAAAATAATAGTGTTAATTTGGTCGATATCTGTGATATTTCCTGCGGTAATTGTAGGAATATGTACCGTATTTCTAATCGCATCAGCAAATGGAACTTGCCACATTCTACCACCTTTTGGTTGTTGATTTACGACTGTATTTCCTGTAGAAACGGTTATGATATCTGCTCCAGCTTCTTTAAATGCTTTTGAAATTGCGTAAACATCATTTTCAGAAATTCCATTTTCTGACCAATCTGTTGCAGAAATACGTACAGAAATTGGTTTTTCTTTCGGGAATACGTTTCGAATCGCATCAAAAACTTCTAACGGAAAGCGTAATCTGTTTTCAATCGAGCCACCATATGTATCCGTTCTATTGTTTGTTAATGGAGATAAAAATGTTGCTAACAAAAAGCCATGATGCGCTTGAAGTTCAATCATATCAAAATTTGCATTTTCTGCATTTTGAGCTGCAATTACAAATTGATTTATGATTTGTTGCATGTGTTCACGATTCATTTCAGAAGGCGTTGGATAATTTTCCGAAAAAGGTAACGGAGAAGCAGCTATTAAGTTTTTAGAAATTTGACTTTTTCTACCCGCATGACCTAATTGAATCGCCGTTTTTGTTTTTGTATGTTTATGAATGAAATCGTTGATTCGTTTCCAAGCATTGGTTTGTTCATCGTTGTAAATTCCTGGGCAACCTAAAGTAATGCGACCTTCGTCAGAAATAGCTGTCATTTCTGTGAAAACTAAACCTAATCCGCCTAGAGCGCGAGATGTATAATGTTGAAAATGCCAATCGTTAATCAATCCGTTTTCTGCTTGATATTGTCCCATTGCCGACATCGCTATTCGATTTTCGATGATTAAATCTCGAAATTTAAAAGGAGTATAAGCTGCCGAATTCGATTCAAACTGGTTAATTTCTTTGAATTCATTTAAAACTTTATCGGTGTATGATTTATCTCGTAAACGTAAATTTTCGTAGGTAACTTTTTTAGAACGCGTCATACATCCAAAAGAAAATTGATAAAAAGGATGTTGATTGTTTCGGTCCATATTTTCGAACCAATCCAAAGAAACCGTTGCCGCATACTGAATCATTTCAACCGGATTTCTTCTGGTTTTTTCGTATTGTTCAAATGCTGCTTGAACATTACTAGGATTTGCAATCACAGCATCTGACAAACCGATAGCGCAATCCATCGCCAATTTTGTTCCCGAACCAATCGAATAATGAGCAGTTGCTTTTGCATCGCCAATAAGAACGATATTTTTGTACGACCAGTTTTTGTTGGTTACGTGCGGAAATTGACGCCAATGCGATTTATTTGTAATCAACGGATGTCCGTCTAATTCATTTTTAAATATTTCAGAAAGTTTAGAAACCGTGTCGTTTTCGTTATCAACTTCGAATTGTAATTTTTCCCAAGTTTCGTTGCTGCATTCAAAAATCCAAGTACTCATGCCTTCTTCGTATTGATAGGTGTGAGCAACAATGCTTCCGAAAGGCGTAGTTCTGAAAAAATATGTAAACGCATCTAAAGGTTTTGTAGAACCTAGCCAAACAAAACGATTGGTTTTCATCTGAATTTGTGTTCCGAATTGATTTTGAAATTGCGTTCGAACTCCGCTTCCAATTCCGTCTGCAGCTACAATTATATCTGAATCTTTAAAAGGTTCTAAGTTCTCGATGTTTTGTTCAAAATGTAAACGAATGCCTTCTTCTTGGCAGCGTTGATGTAATAATTTTAAAAGTGTTTTTCTTGAACATCCGCAAAATCCATTGCCGGCAACGCTGACTTTTTTTCCATCTCGAGCTACAACAATGTCGTCCCAATAAGCAAACTCGCTTCGGATAAGCTCATACGATTGCATGTCGCGCTTTAAAAATTCGCCTAGTGTTTCGTCAGAAAAAACAACACCAAATCCAAAACTATCATCGGGTTTGTTTCTTTCGTAAATGTCAATTTCACAATGTGGCATCGCTTTTTTGGTCAGAATAGAAAAATATAATCCGCCAGGTCCGCCACCAATTACTGTTATTTTCATAAGTTTCTTTTGATTGTAAAAATTTCTCCCAATTTGCTGTAATTAGAACCAGCTAATCGAGCAACAGGTTTATAAGTTTCTAAGTTGATTTTGTAATTATCGAGCAAGATTTCTTCATTTACATGAATCATTTTTACTTTTCCAATAACCACGCACGCGCCTCCATTTGTATGATTTTCTAGAAAATAATGATGAACCATTTCGCATTCAAAATGAGCTTTTGATTCACCAACACGCATTGGTTTTATAGTTTGTGATGGAATAGGAGTTAGGTTGGCTAATTCAAATTCGTCTACATCCGATGTTACATTGTTTGATGTAAGATTCATTTGTTCAACCAAATCTTCGGTAACCAGATTTACTACAAATTCTTTTGTAGCTAGTACATTGTTTAAGGTGTCTTTATTTTTGTTTCCTGTTCTTACCGTTGAAAACATGATATGAGGCGGGTCTTCGCCGACAATATTAAAAAATGAGAAAGGAGCAAGGTTATTTATTCCGTTTTCGTCTTTAGTAGAAATCCATCCAATCGGACGTGGAATTACTAAACCTGTAAGAAGTTTGTAAAGTGTGTTTGATTCTGTTTTTTCTACTAAAATTTGCATATAAAAATTATTTATTCACAAATAAAGCAAAAAATATTTATAACACTAAATTTTATCTTAATTCAGTTAAAAAAATGTTACTGAAAAAAAAATGAATTGCTATAGGTATGTAGTTGAAGAC comes from Flavobacterium sp. I3-2 and encodes:
- a CDS encoding bifunctional salicylyl-CoA 5-hydroxylase/oxidoreductase (catalyzes the conversion of salicylyl-CoA to gentisyl-CoA), whose amino-acid sequence is MKITVIGGGPGGLYFSILTKKAMPHCEIDIYERNKPDDSFGFGVVFSDETLGEFLKRDMQSYELIRSEFAYWDDIVVARDGKKVSVAGNGFCGCSRKTLLKLLHQRCQEEGIRLHFEQNIENLEPFKDSDIIVAADGIGSGVRTQFQNQFGTQIQMKTNRFVWLGSTKPLDAFTYFFRTTPFGSIVAHTYQYEEGMSTWIFECSNETWEKLQFEVDNENDTVSKLSEIFKNELDGHPLITNKSHWRQFPHVTNKNWSYKNIVLIGDAKATAHYSIGSGTKLAMDCAIGLSDAVIANPSNVQAAFEQYEKTRRNPVEMIQYAATVSLDWFENMDRNNQHPFYQFSFGCMTRSKKVTYENLRLRDKSYTDKVLNEFKEINQFESNSAAYTPFKFRDLIIENRIAMSAMGQYQAENGLINDWHFQHYTSRALGGLGLVFTEMTAISDEGRITLGCPGIYNDEQTNAWKRINDFIHKHTKTKTAIQLGHAGRKSQISKNLIAASPLPFSENYPTPSEMNREHMQQIINQFVIAAQNAENANFDMIELQAHHGFLLATFLSPLTNNRTDTYGGSIENRLRFPLEVFDAIRNVFPKEKPISVRISATDWSENGISENDVYAISKAFKEAGADIITVSTGNTVVNQQPKGGRMWQVPFADAIRNTVHIPTITAGNITDIDQINTIILSGKADLVALGKPLLLDPYFAIKAKAYEAIENIEAPISYEKGIQTLVSSEQTSRKQIEKMKRALKPKSNKK
- a CDS encoding flavin reductase family protein, which translates into the protein MQILVEKTESNTLYKLLTGLVIPRPIGWISTKDENGINNLAPFSFFNIVGEDPPHIMFSTVRTGNKNKDTLNNVLATKEFVVNLVTEDLVEQMNLTSNNVTSDVDEFELANLTPIPSQTIKPMRVGESKAHFECEMVHHYFLENHTNGGACVVIGKVKMIHVNEEILLDNYKINLETYKPVARLAGSNYSKLGEIFTIKRNL